The Saccharomyces mikatae IFO 1815 strain IFO1815 genome assembly, chromosome: 15 DNA window TCACCACCGGCTCTAAGGGCAAATACATCAATCAAATAAATAGCGACGGCCTTTTGGCGCTCTAGCATAACTttgcttttcaaatttctcgTGTAGTCTCTTCTGATAGCATCGATATATGATTTCAATTGTCTTGCCTTTTCAAACTTCTTGAAGTCACTCTGGCCCTTCAACGACGAGTTTGCTGCCAATCTCACGTATTTGAATGAGTTGAATATATTCTCTCTCCACATGGCTAACCACTGAACAGTGTTATCGTGCCTAACCTCTCCCCACTTGTGTCCTTCTGGAGCTGGTGGAATAGGAGCGTCCTCACTTAGGTTCAGAACGATATCTTCAGGATTCactcttcttttcagcTTACCGGTCTTTGGGTGAGCGCCACGGCCTCTAAACAAATCGGGAGGTTCTACTTTGAAATTACCCACTTGTTCCTTTCTACCATCTAACTCACAGAATTTATAATCTTCctcaaatttttctctttctaaaCGAATCTGTTTCTTCTCTTGGGAGGTCAGTTGCTTTTTCTGTTCCTTTTGTAACTGGAAGTAGTCGAACATCTTGGTAAAATCACAACTagaaaattcttttatttcaatATCGTTGAGGGGACcgccattttcttttaatacTTGcaagaaatcattgaagaagttcttttgaaaaacagGATTTTTGGCGTGGTCACTCTCCAATAATGCAGCAAAAAACCCAGCTACCTCCTCAGCTTGTGGAGGTAAATCTACTGGTTTCCCATCGTAGTATAATTTGATGTGAGATGGCAAGGGTTGGTACGGTGGGGGAAAGATAACACCGTTATGTTTCAACGTAACCCATTTTATGGTGTCATCTtcgttttccttttcccaCCATTTATAttcatcttcctcatcttTCACTTTTTGGTCTTCTTCGtcctctttcttctttcttttctttttttcttggtctTCTTTCTTCGTCGTCTTTAACTTAACGTCACcatcttctttcttaatttttttaggCTTTGGAGTTGTGCGTTTCTTCACTTGTGGCGACggtggtgatgatgacgatggtAGTCGTTCGgtctttattttcttagtctttttcttggaaaTTGTAGAAATTGCTTCATCACTATCATAACCGTCCGCATCATCGCCTTGGAGGGAAGCAGTGTTTGTCGACtctatctttcttttcttcaaagtttgAGACAGTGGcacatcatcttcatcagagGACAACTCACGATTAACTTTGGAAGCATCAGCAATAGTCATTTTACGCGTTATAGGTTTCGAGCCCGtcctttctttcttcgttatttgttttttcacttGCTTCTATACAAAAAATAGCGTTTTTTAGGTACCTAGAGCaaccaagaaaatgagaaaaaagaatgaactTGCGATGGTGTTAAgaggaaaaatatataatagCTCTTGATGTGCATCGATTACTCAAGAAGAGGGAAAGATGCTgtaaagttgaaaaataaaagagctTTTCATGGCTGGTTTTTATtcgtttttcctttttttttaaagactGCAGCGGCGATTACCCGGTTAAGTACCAGGGCTCTCTGCCCAACGTACCTTTGTGTAAAATAGTATActttcatatatatatatatatatacatagTACATGTGTGTACTCACTTCTATGATGTTGAGTTTTGATGGGAATAGTATTAAACGCTTACATATTAGAATGCATCGTCCGTGGCCAGAGTTTGCAAGTTCCACTCGGTTTCAAAATTCGTCTTCAAGGCGCCAAGCTTGTTAATAATGCTATTGCAGGCGTTTTTCAAGGCATCCTTCGGGTCGTATCCCTCGGTGGTCTGTATTCTCAACTTGAACCGGGCGAAGAAAGGATGCTCAACCTTATAAGCGGCAAACAGCACCTTTCTATCGTTCAGGAGCTCTGCGCGGATCAGATTACCCAGCGTGTGGTCTTCCTTCTCAAACGTTATCACCACTGCGTTGGGGGCTTTAGTGTCGGGGTCAATCTTTAACTTGGACTCCCCTTCACCCAGAAGGAACAGTTCAAATCTGTCTGGAGCATTCATTATGCAGTGGTATGCAAAAGTATGTGGTTGGTTGACTGCGTGGTTAGTGTGGTCTAGCTTACCTAGCTTGTCCGCTCTTCTCTTGACATAAGCTCTTGCGTGTGCTAATGCAGTAAGCCCAGAATTTTCGCGGATGGTTCAAGAACTATGGTCCGGGTAACTAAAGTATTGTTAGCAATTGGGTAGCACCTATGCAGACAATACTGTGCAGGTGTATCCTATCGACAATGCGTACATTATTTGCGTGTATAATAGTCTGGGATTGTGGATGTCATAGAAATACACCTGCTGCTAGTATGGGCTCCCTAAATGATGGACCAATATTATGACGGTTACCCGTATATAAAATTTTATGTCCGTACGGGTAATGagtatttgattttctagtggtttttttcattcGCAAAAAATCGCTTTCATTTTGCAGTTCTTGAGCATACGTGATTTGCAAAACAACTGTCACTCCCCTCTCTACTATACTTACCTTCCTCCTTTCCTCACCGGTATTGCTAATATTCGAGACACCGTATTCTACTTTTCAGAACCGTTCACGTACCACGCTTTCTTTGTACCCCTTCTCTCACAACAGGCTACATTATTGAGCGCTTTCAGTATAATCTGTCTACCCTTTTGTTGTGTTCTGTTTGAGAATAattggaaaaggaaaaaaataactaaTAAAACAGGTTACAAAGCACAAAAAATGTCACAGGTCTGGCATAATCCGAACTCACAGTCAAACGATGTGGCTACCTCTAATGATGCTGCGGGCTCCAACGAAAGAAACGAAAGAAACGAGAAAGAACCTCTCCTCCAGGGAAACCAGTCGAGTTTTGttcagcagcaacaacGCATTACTTTGCCCTCGCTATCTGCCTTGAATAAtaaggaagaaaatggaagagATTCTAATGGGCAACTGCCTTTAGCTTCTCATGGTACTCACATATTAGGTTATCCTCCTACACATCCGAATATCATACCCTCAATCACAAGTGATTCTACATTTAAACAGTCTCACGAGTACCAACCTCACCCCAAgtcttcttcctcatctCCTTCTATAAACACTTCGGTTATGAACGCTGCTTCCGCTTCAGCACCGGCTCCTCTTCCTACAGCAGGAGGCGCcagcttttctttgtcGAGATTTGACAATCCATTACCGATAAATGCTCCTGTTCACACAGAAGGTTCGCAAAGCTATAACTGTCcccaagaagaagaaaaagcaagTCAACAGACCCAAGATCACAAGGAAGTTTCCGCCGGTGCGCAACCTACTGATGCCACCAAGTCTGCCAATGATCATATAGATACTAATGacgataataataataataatagtaataataataatgagaaTTTCAACGAAGAAGACCCTGATTACAGACCTCTAAATGTCAAAGATGCCCTTTCTTACCTTGAACAGGtcaaatttcaatttaGTTCGCGTCCCGATATTTACAACCTCTTTTTAGATATTATGAAGGACTTCAAGTCACAAGCAATAGACACACCAGGAGTCATTGAAAGAGTATCTACATTATTCAGAGGTTACCCAATTTTGATTCAAGGATTCAACACTTTCTTACCTCAAGGTTATAGGATCGAGTGTTCTACTAACCCGGACGACCCTATTAGAGTCACTACCCCCATGGGTACTACAACTGTGAACAATAACATCAGTCCACCTGAAAGAGGCACCATAGATGCACAGGAACCCAGTTCCCTTCCAGAAGCGGACGGGAACGGTACTCAACGATCCCACAATGTGCCCATGGTGCCTTCGAATGTTTACCACTCAGAACAGAACCAAGATCAACAGCAAGTTTTGCCTCTTTCAGCTACATCTACCGGGTTACCCTCGATTCAGCAATCTGAAATTCCTGtacatcatcaaattccTCAAATCCAACCTTTAGCGGTTCAAGAAgatgtcaaaaaaaatgttgacGTCGAGTTTAGCCAAGCCATAAGCTATGTTAATAAGATCAAAACTAGATTTGCTGACCAACCTGATATTTATAAGCATTTCTTGGAAATACTGCAAACTTATCAACGGGAACAAAAGCCAATAAACGAAGTCTATGCGCAAGTGACCCATCTATTTCAAAATGCACCAGATTTACTAGAAGATTTTAAGAAATTTTTGCCCGACTCTTCAGCTTCTGCAAACCAGCAAGTGCAACATGCTCAACAACACgctcaacaacaacaggaTGCTCAAATGCAGGCTCAGGCGCAGGCTCAAATGCAGGCTCAGGCTCAGGCGCAGGCTCAGGCGCAGGTTCAAGCTCAGGCTCAGGCGCAAGCTCAAGCCCAAGCTCAAGCagaacagcagcagcagcaattTTTATATCCAGCATCAAGCTATTACGGTCATTCTAATAATCGAGGTATCCCTCAACAAAACTTGCCACCTATTGGAAGTTTCTCACCCCCAACAAATGGTTCTACTGTACATGAAAACTATCAGGATCAGCAGCATATGCAACCACCCCATTTGATGCCCTTACCATCGATGGTTCAACATGGCGCAAACATAGTACATCAAGGGATTGCAAATGAAAACTTACCTCTTTCGGACTTAAGGACGTCTCTCACGGAACAGTACGCTCCTTCTAATAttcagcaacagcagcaacaacatcCCCAAAGCATTAGTCCTATAGCAAATTCGCAGTATGGTGATGTTCCCGTTAGACCAGAAATTGATTTGGATCCAAGTATTGTTCCTGTAGTCCCTGAACCAACTGAACCCATCGAGGATAATATATCACTTAATGAAGAGGTCACTTTTTTCGAGAAGGCGAAGAGGTATATTGGCAATAAGCATTTATACACAGaatttctaaaaattttgaatttgtaCTCCCAAGATATTCTTGACCTTGACGATTTAGTGGAGAAGGTTGATTTTTATTTGGGTTCCAACAAGGAACTATTTTCATGGTTCAAAAACTTTGTTGGCTACCAAGAGAGGACCAAATTTATCGAGAATATCGTTCATGAAAAACATAGATTGGATTTAGATTTATGTGAGGCATTTGGCCCAAGCTACAAAAGGCTACCGAAAAGTGATACTTTCATGCCATGTTCAGGTAGAGATGATATGTGTTGGGAAGTTCTGAATGATGAATGGGTTGGACATCCTGTATGGGCTTCAGAGGATTCTGGATTTATCGCCCATCGTAAAAATCAATATGAGGAAACATTGTTTAAGATTGAAGAGGAAAGACATGAGTATGACTTCTACATTGAATCTAATTTAAGAACTATCCAATGCTTAGAAACAATCGTAAATAAGATAGAAAATATGACGGAAAATGAGAAGGTCAACTTTAAACTTCCTCCAGGTCTTGGTCATACTTCGATGACTATTTATAAAAAAGTGATAAGAAAAGTCTATGATAAGGAGAGGGGGTTCGAGATTATTGACGCTTTACATGAACACCCTGCTGTGACAGCTCCGGTTGTTCTGAAAAGACTAAAACAAAAGGATGAAGAATGGAGAAGAGCTCAACGCGAGTGGAATAAGGTCTGGAGGGAGCTAGAACAGaaagttttcttcaagtcgTTAGATCATTTAGGTTTAACATTCAAACAGGCCgataaaaaattattaaCTACAAAACAACTGATATCGGAGATTAGTAGTATCAAAGTCGatcaaacaaacaaaaaaattcactGGTTAACTCCCAAACCAAAGAGCCAGTTAGACTTTGATTTCCCTgataagaatattttctgtGATATCTTGTATTTGGCAGACAGTTTCATAAGTCATACTACAGCATATTCGAATCCTGATAAAGAAAGgttgaaagatttattaAAATACTTCATatctttgttcttttctatttctcTAGAAGAGATCGAAGAATCTTTACAAGCTTATAAGCAAAGTGTATCAGAATCTAGCGGATCCGACGATGGGGGTTCTAGTGTATCGAGGAAAAGGTCGTATCAACAGGAAATGACTTTGCTTGATATTTTGCACAGAAGCAGGTACCAAAAGTTAAAGCGTTctaaagatgaagatgggAAAGTCCCACAACTTTCAGAAGCGCCTGATGAGGAatctaatattattgagGAAGAAGAGCTCATCAATGAAGAGGCCAAAAATCCTTGGCTAACTGGGAATCTAGTGGAGGAGGCAAACTCTCAGGGTATGATTCAAAACCGTGGTATATTTAATTTGTTCGCAAATACGAATATTTATATCTTCTTCCGTCACTGGACAACGATATATGAGCGACTTTTGGAAATCAAGcaaatgaatgaaaaagtcacaaaagaaatcaatacAAGATCGACGGTTACGTTTGCTAAAGATTTGGATCTACTATCGAACCAACTTTCTGAAATGGGTCTGGATTTCATTGGTGAAGACGCGTACAAACAGGTATTGAAATTGAGCAGAAGATTGATAAACGGTGATCTTGAGCATCAGTGGTTTGAAGAGAGCTTGCGCCAGGCTTATAATAATAGGGCCTTTAAACTTTATACAATCGACAAAGTTACTCAATCGTTAGTGAAGCATGCTCACACCTTGATGACCGATGCTAAAACTGCAGAAATAATGGCGTTGTTTGTTAAGGATAGAAATGTCACTACGACGAGTGCGAAAGGCCAAATTATTTACCGCTTGCAGGTGCGTTCTCATATGTCTAACACAGAAAATATGTTCAGAATAGAGTTCGATAAAAGAACTTTGCACGTTTCCATTCAATATATTGCCCTTGATGATTTGACACTAAAGGAACctaaagaagatgaagataaaTGGAAATATTATGTAACATCGTATGCTTTACCACATCCGACAGAAGGTGTTTTGCACGAGAAACTGAAGATACCATTTTTGGAGAGGCTCATCGAATTTGGACAAGATATTGATGGAAAGGATGTAGATGAAAAGTTCTCGCCAGAAGGCATTTCTGTATCGACATTGAAAATTAAAATCCAGCCAACGACCTATAAATTGGATATCGAAAATGGGTCTTACGATGTTTTTACTCGTAAGTCTGCTAACAAATATCCTACTGTTGCTAATGATGATACTCACAAAGAAGTGGTTGTTCAGAAAAAGGAGCTGATATCAAGATTTTTAGACTGTGCGGTTCATTTGAGAAACGATCTAAATGAAAGCCAGAAAATAAGTatgcaagaaaaatttgaaagtcTTAAAGACACTACAGCCAAATTGAATGTTGACGGTCAGGTAGTAGACAccaaaattgaagaagctACAAAGACGAAACAAGAGCAGCAAGAGAATTTGGCGTCTTCCGATGCGAGTGTGTTTTCTTCCACGTCTGATGTACCAcaagatgataatatagAAGTGATGCGAAGTACGGGACTCTCAGATACAGAGACAAAGATCTAGTAAATGACTCTCAACAAGGTTGCTACGGATGTTTATGGCTTAAAAGGGCACAGCCATCTGATATATACTCTTATATAATGTCAAAGATGTAACATTGTAattttagaaaaggaaattgtAAGTGTTCTGCGGTATTCAAAACGTACCGATTACTTGCGAAAAGGTAAATGATAATATGCCGTGATTAGTACTTGAATATTTATACGTCTTTattagattttttgaagacaTTATTTTGACCTGTTTTAAAAAGGGTATGGTATTATAAAAGGGCTAGTTCATATAAATACCCGATTTTTCTCTATATGAATTTCTTATTCCATATCAACGTCGACACCAAAATCGTCCAGTGATTCCCCCCAATCGTTGAACCATTTTTCGCGGGAAGCAGATCTGCCATTTTGAGCAACTCTACTTCTTACTACCTGTTCACCGCCTTCATTACATGTCTCTATCGTTGAAGTTTTAGGATTAGAAACGGTAGTTGTTTCGCCTCCATCAGGCGGCCAAGGAAGTGAGAGGATGATATCTTCTAACGGGGAGTCAACTTCATAATTGGATATATCATTCTTTGGAAAGTTGTTTCCATTCCCTGTGGGAATGCCATATGGCCACAGCCATAAATGGACAGGGCCAAGGTATAATATAGCATTGGTGTGCAAATCAAAATTGTAAGGGAAATTTACAAGTCCTTCAAAACTGGATCTTTGTTGCTTCAAAAGCCCTTCGGCGTCCCTTTCATGTTGAAGTGTCTTTGATTCAGGATAGATTCTCCAAGTGTTATAAATCAATTTCTGGATCAACCTTCTGGAGTCAAATAGAGATTCGAGCCGATCCATATCCCACGACTCAATTTGAGATCTTCCGTTCACTATTTGATTAAATAAACACCGTAAGAAAAGGACCGTTATCGTTAACAggacaaaaaaattcaagggACTCAAAATTGTTAAAAAGGTTAGttctgattttttgaagaggtATCCAGGAAAGTTCCTCCGTTGCCAAATGAAGCATATTCGCTTAACTTGAAtgcaaaataaaatactGGTAGTAATAATGATCCAAAATAAGAATCTTAAGAAATGCGGATAGTTTCCGAAGCCGACACAATTCATAGTCCAAGGGCAATGATGATCCATCATTAGAACGCATTGGTTGCAGGTTTTACAATGGTGAGAACGCTCTGGTTTATAATTCTGGCACTTCTTACAGAAATTCGGCCAGATGCCAGGAGTTGGTTGGTAGTTGGGTAAAGGTCTTCCGGGATTCGTGTAGATGGCcaaataataagaaaaccATATCAttgacaaagaaaactCAAATCCTATTTGTTTCGCTATTGGCAAGAAATTggataaaataaaataatgcGCACCATAACCTATAAATGATATCAAAAGTGTTGGTATAGCTATCCCTAACCAAGGCCATCTCAACTTTACAGCCATAGCCAAGCGACCAACTatgttttgataaaattctGTATGATGTACCACACCATACAAGACAGTGTTCAATGTTTCTTCTATTCTCTGCGTTTTGTAAACGCGAGCGAGAAAAGTTATATAGGAAGCGTAAAATATACACGAAAACAGCTAGTAAACAATGGAAACAAGCTCTATTTCAATTACAAAATCATGCCTGGAGCAAGAATCTTCCTCATCACCAAAATCATAGCTCATATGAGAATGGGgcaatcttcttcttcctttccTTGAGAAGTACTTTATACTTAATTGTATAACTGGGAGGATATATTCCTTTGCTCTTTTAAGCACATCTAGAAACCTGTTCTTATTCCAACTTTAAAAACTACTAtctatataataataagtaCTTTTGAAATCCCAAATATCTAAGAGATAATTCCGCTTTCCATTTTAATATGAACTAACTCATAACTGTTCAATAAACCTCTCAAATGGCATAAGGATGCAATAACAACtagaaaatggaaaagttgATGAGAATGCCCCCAAATGTCAAATTTGCCGGGGCAAACCTTCTCAGGAAACCTCATTCCGTAAAGAACAGCGCcgattatatataaaacgCCTCCGAGTAACACCCAAAATAGCTGAATTTGTGTCcaaatttctgaaaaaCTATAGCAGTAAAGACCACTAAAAATTGGAACGATTGAAGATAGCccaaaacaaacaaatagCCCAGCTCTATAGGGTCTCCACTCTCTTTTCCGAAACTTATCTTTTAGCGACACTATACTACACGCAACTCCAAAGCTGACAGTAATAAGCGCAAATAGacaaaacaaagaaaatttttcgtAATAGCCATAGAATAAAATGCTGACCATAGATGTGACAATCAGTATGCAAATTCCAAGGTAATCTAGCTTGTTACCTAAGGTAGCAATTCTTAAGGAATGACTTTTTAGACAATGAAATGAGCTGCTCAGTATCAAACACGCAAATGCCCCCGAATAAAAGAGGTCAATTACCACATGATCTTTCCACGTAGTGGTTTCAAACACCttgatagttgatttatctAGCAATAGAACAGTGAAAAACCCAAGAGCAGGGACTAAATGTGAATAAATATTGACACTTTCGTTATGTAGGTAAAAcaaacttttgaaagtcTCGATAAAACTACTAGTTTCCCTTACGTACCCATGTAGAATAAAGTCATTATCTCTTTGCCATTCTGGAATTTCATCCCAACTATACAGCCTCTTTAGCactttttttgcttctGCGACCTCTGCGGGATTTGCGGATGTCTTCCCGGCAgctctcttcttcagttcTTGCACACTCTTGGTCCTCTCTAATAAAGTTGACATTTGGAATGACTCTTTTCTAACATGCATCATAGTCAATGCCacagaaaaatttaatgCATTTGAGTCAAGGAACGCTGGCCTAAATACTACTTCTAATCAACTATTCCAAGAGATGTTggatttccaaaaaaaaaaagagctCAACAACGGAAGACCGCCTACTAACCCCGagtttccattttttagCCTACTCAAAGTaaataagaaaactttGATACTTAATTTCTGGCCTAATCAAGCTAGTGCTACCCTAGAGGAAACAAGTTATTAGTACactttttgtattcttGATGAATTGTCGCATTCCTTCAAAACCTTCAACATACagttgaatttttctttttaaaatGCGGTTTCAAATTTGAGTCCGCTTTCTATGGAAAATATGAATGAAGCGAACGTGCTTGCAACTATTGTCAAATTTAAACTTGTAAAATGAGCATAGGACTACTGTAACCACCTTGGAAAGACATACGGTTGCAAGATTTGAACAAGCCATAAGTCTTTCCATACTTATCCTAGGATTTCTACCTCATTTGATGAATCAAGGATTCGAACTTCAGGAAGTTTTTCAGCATATATTGGCTTTTCTCTAATCTAATGCCCCAAGCCGTCATAAATAGCCATTTTAGTTTAAAGGTGCTTATCCGTACACATTGCAACTTTTACTCCTTTCTCTTTAACAGATCATAGCTActgtttgttttttcttcttaagatttttttatactCCAATTTATTATCTGCATTGCTACCAATAGTGTTTCAGTGAATCAGTTATATACTTCGAAAGGCAGATAAccctttcttttataaGTGTTTATCAAAGCAGGATAACATAAGACAAGGATATTCTTCGAAGATTTATAGAAATCATGGAGAGTACAGTAGGAGACCTTTCCGAAAATATGCACGAGGATCAGGGGATTCAAAAAGTAATTTTACCCACTGATTTCAATAAATGCTCTAGAACTGACCTTGTGGTACTCATATCACGGATGTTAGTATCATTGATAGCAATCAATGAAAATTCCGTATCTAAGATACCTGAAAACCAAATTACTTTAACGCGATACCATTCCAAGATTCCACCTAACATATCAATTTTCAACTATTTTATACGACTGACTAAATTTTCCTCTCTAGAACATTGTGTGCTTATGACATCACTTTATTATATTGATTTGCTACAAACTGCGTATCCTGATTTCACGCTAAATTCATTGACAGCCCATAGGTTCTTATTAACAGCCACTACAATCGCAACAAAAGGTTTGTGTGATTCATTTTCTACTAATGCACATTATGCTAAGGTTGGGGGTGTACGATGTCATGAATTGAATATACTAGAGAACGATTTTTTAAAGAGAGTGaattatagaattattCCGAGGGATCATAACATTATGTTATGTAGTATAGaacaaaaacagaaaaaatttgtcaTAGATAAAAACGCATTAGGGTCTTTTGATTTGGATTCTTATTCCTATACTGATCGTCCAAAAAGTGGATATAATGTCCTGGATAAATATTATCGAAGAATAGTTCAATTGGTGGGTTCCTTTAACGCTTCACCAGATAAGAGTAAGAAAATTGATTATGTTCTCCCGTCCAATATTGATAAGGACAATGAGAGCGGTCCTCAAATTAATGAACAAAGGGGATCATTGCCTAACCACTATTCACAGAAACGAAACTCTGAGGCAAAAGACGCAAATACATATCACAAGCGGTCAAAACCTGATTAAATATTCATCGTAAAGTTTTCTATATCAATCATTATCGAGCAAAATTACAGACCCTTTATCATACATAAATATATTCGTGTATATCTATAAAAATGTGTGTGTGTAATAAGCAATCGGCAGCATTCAACTTAACAAACAAATATTGTTAATATTTTGACGACGAAAGGATAATATCTTTTAATTGTCTCCTGGTAAATATAATATCACAACATCAcgctcttcttctttcaacaaGGATagtaaaaacaaaaaaacagaaaaggaGTAGTATCAAGAACGCTAATGCACGTAACCTAATACGGTCCTTCGTGTGTCCCACCTATAATTTCACTCACTGTTaattattttgaaagatcGCTAAAAAAACTGTACTGTTTGAACTGTAACAATAATACATACTTCTACAGGTATTAAAAAAGACCTCTCATTAACAAAAGTATTTACCTCTAGTAAATAAATTTAGTTCGGAAGTCATATACATAATATTTggttaataaaaaaataaaaaaaacaaaaaaaagtacaaaaatattattttaactaaaaaaaattgaaaaagtatcACGTGAGTTTTAATATTTATTATGTtgataaataatattaggccatcggaaaatttttcacttgtTACATTGTTCATGTATTTTAAAGACAGATATGAGGAGCGAAGATTAAACAATCAAAAAGCACCAACTCCGTACGTTATGGCTTCTCAAAATCCAGATGTGCTTCTTTCTAAAGTAGTAAATGTGATCAGGGCTGCTTCTTCGTTAGCCGGTCAAGATGTGGACTTTTACAAAAATCTAGACAGGGAGTTTGgtaaagttttgaaatcaaagtCGGATAAGCTTGCGGATATGGCAAATGAAATCATACTTTCTATTGATGAGCATCACGAATCGTTTGAACTcaaagatgaagatatttCTGGATTGTGGAATGACTTTGGAAATATAATGGATAACCTGTTAGAAATGTCAGACCATTCGTTGGATAAGCTAAATCGTGCAGTGACCTCAAAGCCTAACGGTGCTGATCTTCAGTATTTAGGCGActtttcagaaaagaaCTTGTCTCCTGCGAAAAGAGTCGAAAAACCTCAGTTAAAGTTCAAAACTCCAATTGATAACAGTGAAAGTCATCCGTTCATACCTTTGCTTAAGGAAAAGCCAAATGCATTGAAGCCTCTTTCTGACAGTTTGAGGTTGATTGAAGAGGATGATAATACT harbors:
- the PHO80 gene encoding Pho80p (similar to Saccharomyces cerevisiae PHO80 (YOL001W); ancestral locus Anc_6.26), with protein sequence MESTVGDLSENMHEDQGIQKVILPTDFNKCSRTDLVVLISRMLVSLIAINENSVSKIPENQITLTRYHSKIPPNISIFNYFIRLTKFSSLEHCVLMTSLYYIDLLQTAYPDFTLNSLTAHRFLLTATTIATKGLCDSFSTNAHYAKVGGVRCHELNILENDFLKRVNYRIIPRDHNIMLCSIEQKQKKFVIDKNALGSFDLDSYSYTDRPKSGYNVLDKYYRRIVQLVGSFNASPDKSKKIDYVLPSNIDKDNESGPQINEQRGSLPNHYSQKRNSEAKDANTYHKRSKPD